The genomic DNA actcctcCCTACTCCACACTGCTAcaccctactccaccctactcctccctactcctccctaGTCCACACTGCTACTCCCTactcctccctactcctccctactcctccctacTCCACATTGCTAcaccctactccaccctactccacATTGCTAtaccctactccaccctactccacACTGCTAcaccctactccaccctactccacATTGCTACACCCTACTCCAACCTACTCCTCCCTACTCCACATTGCTAcaccctactccaccctactccacactactccaccctactccacATTGCTACAcactactccaccctactccacATTGCTACACCCTACTCCACACTGCTACAACCTACTCCACCCGCCTCtaccctactccaccctactccacACTGCTACACCCTACTCCACAATGCTAcaccctactccaccctactccacactactccaccctactccacATTGCTAcaccctactccaccctactccacATTGCTCCACCCTACTCCACAATTCCACACCCTACTCCACCCTACCCCACACTGCTACACcctactccactctactccacCCGGCTACACATTACTCCATCTTACTCCATCCTGCTACACCCTACTCctccctactccaccctactAAACACTACTCCACACTGCTACACCCTACTGCACCTTGCTAACCCTACTCCACACTACTCCAACCTACTCCACGCTGCTACACCTTACTATACCCCACTCCACGCTACTCCACACTACTCCACCCTGCTACACCCTACTCCACTCAACTTCACACTACTCCACACTGCTACACCCTACTATACCCTACTCCACCCTGCTACACCCTACTCCACGCTACTCCTCCCTACTCCACCATAGTCCACCCTACTCCACACTGCTActccctactccaccctactccacACTGCTACACCCTACTACACCCCACTCCAcactactccaccctactccatGCTGCTACAGCCTACTATACCCTACTCCACACTACTCCACCCTGCTACACCCTACTCCAcactactccaccctactctactccaccctactccaccctactaTACCCTACTCCACACTACTCCACCCTGCTACACCCTACTCCACACTACTCCACCCTATTCCACACTGCTACACCCTACTCCACACTACTCCATACTGCTACACCCTACTATACACTACTCCAcactactccaccctactccacACTACTCCATACTGCTACACCCTACTATACCCTACTCCACACTACTCCAcactactccaccctactccacactactccaccctgctccaccctgCTCCACACTACTCCAcactactccactctactccacACTGCTCCACCCTACTCCGCACTGCTCCACCCTGCTACAGACTGCTACTCCCTGCTCCACCCTACTCCGCACTGCTCCACACtactccaccctgctccacactactccactctactccacACTGCTCCACCCTACTCCGCACTGCTCCACCCTGCACCACACTGCTACACCCTGCTCCACACTACTTcactctactccaccctactccaccctgctccacaaTACTCCATTCTACTCCACACTGCTCCACCCTGCTCCACACTACTCCACACTGCTCCACCCTGCTCCACACTACTCCACACTGCTCCACCCTGTTCCACCCTGCTCCACACTACTCCACTCTATTCCAcactactccaccctactccaccctactaCATGCTACTCCACCCTAGTACACGCTACTCCACTCTACTCAACAATGCTCCACactgctccactctactccactctactccacACTGCTCCACTCTATCTGCACTGCTCCACactgctccactctactccacACTGCTCCACactgctccactctactccacACTGCTCTACACAACTCCACTCTATTCTATAATTCTATGAACCATCTCCTATGTTCCATCTCCTATATCCTATCTCCTGTTTTAACTCATATGTTCTGTCTCCTATGTTCTATCTCCTATGTTCCATCTCCAATATCCTATCTCCTGTTTTAACTCATATGTTCCATCTCCTATGTTCTATCTCCTATGTTCTAACTCCTATGTTCTAACTCCTATGTTCTATCACTTATGTTCTATCACTTATGTTCTATCTCCTATGTTCTATCTCCTATGTTCTATCTCCCTTGACAGATCGGGCGTTCTACAGAGAACATGATTGACTTTGTGGTGACGGACACGGCAGGCAGCAGCACcagtggtggtggggggcagggccAGGGGGCAGGGCCAGGGTGCGGGGCCAGGGGGCAGGGCCAGGTTGTGGTGGGCGAGGGGGGCGGAGGAGGAGGGCAGTCTGTCCAGAGCACAATATCCCGCTACGCGTGCCGCATCATGTGCGAACGCAGCGCCCCGTACACGGCCCGCATCTACGCCGCCGGCTTCGACTCCTCCAAAAACATCTTCCTGGGGGTGAGTCATCGCGGTGACGACCACAGTGTGAGTGACAACATGGGCGACATCACACCCTGTTGATGTCATCATTATGTGTGATATACTGTGGAGACAAATCAGGGAggaagtggtggtgtggtgtggaggAGTTGTTGGTTGTGTGAATCTTCACCATGTGATCTGCTTCTTGGGAAAGTTTTGTCGAGGTATACATTCATACACAGCCTTCTGTACTGGACAAACCCATTAGCACTCTGTTGTCCCCatcttatgcacacacacacacacacacacacacacacacacacacacacacacacacacacacacacacacacacacacacacacacacacacacacacacacacacacacctctggtctccacaggaggttggtggcaccttaattgggaggacgggcttgtggtaatggctggagtggaataggtggaatggtattagATAAATCAAACACAcggtttgataccgttccattcactctgtttcagccattattatgagctgtcctcccctcagcagcctccactgacactgtAACAATGTGCactgagtcgggaagcaagttcagggagtgagtgttttaataaaataaacggaacataatacaaaacaagaaacactaacagcacacagacatgaaacagaaacaatgacacctggggaaggaaccaaagggagtgacacatATAGGGAactaatcagggaggtgatggagtccaggtgagtctgatgatgcgcaggtgcgtaacgatggtgatcggcgtgcaccataacgagcagcctggtgacctagaggccggagagggagcagcctggtgacctagaggacggagagggagcagcctggtgacctagaggccggagagggagcggcctggtgacctagaggccagagagggagcggcctggtgacctagaggccggagagggagcggcctggtgacctagaggccagagagggagcggcctggtgacctagaggccggagagggagcggcCTGGTGacttagaggccggagagggagcggcctggtgacctagaggccagagagggagcggcctggtgacctagaggccagagagggagcggcctggtgacctagaggccggagagagagcagcctggtgacctagaggccggagagggagcagcctggtgacctagaggacggagagggagcagcctggtgacctagaggacggagagggagcagtctggtgacctagaggacggagagggagcagcctggtgacctagaggccggagagggagcagcctggtgacctagaggccggagagggagcagcctggtgacctagaggccggagagggagcagcctggtgacctagaggacggagagggagcagcctggtgacctagaggcccgGAGAGGGAgcggcctggtgacctagaggacggagagggagcagcctggtgacctagagcccggagagggagcagcctggtgacctagaggacggagagggagcagcctggtgacctagagcccGGAGAGGGAgcggcctggtgacctagaggacggagagggagcagcctggtgacctagaggccggagagggagcggcctggtgacctagaggccagagagggagcggcctggtgacctagaggccggagagggagcggcctggtgacctagaggccagagagggagcggcctggtgacctagaggccggagagggagcggcCTGGTGacttagaggccggagagggagcggcctggtgacctagaggccagagagggagcggcctggtgacctagaggccagagagggagcggcctggtgacctagaggccggagagggagcagcctggtgactATGAGGCggagagggagcagcctggtgacctagagtacggagagagagcagcctggtgacctagaggccggagagggagcagcctggtgacctagaggacggagagggagcagcctggtgacctagaggacggagagggagcagtctggtgacctagaggacggagagggagcagcctggtgacctagaggccggagagggagcagcctggtgacctagaggccggagagggagcagcctggtgacctagaggccggagagggagcagcctggtgacctagaggacggagagggagcagcctggtgacctagaggcccgGAGAGGGAgcggcctggtgacctagaggacggagagggagcagcctggtgacctagagcccggagagggagcagcctggtgacctagaggacggagagggagcagcctggtgacctagagcccGGAGAGGGAgcggcctggtgacctagaggacggagagggagcagcctggtgacctagaggccggagagggagcagcctggtgacctagaggacggagagggagcagcctggtgacctagaggccggagagggagcagcctggtgacctagaggacggagagggagcggcctggtgacctagaggcccgGAGAGGGAGCGGCCTGGTGACCtaaaggccggagagggagcacacgtgacagtcacacatacacacacctctggTCTGGGGCATCTTTTTCGCCTTAGTGCTATGGCTTCTCACGGTTGGCCCAGCTCCCAGCCACAGAAACTGCCCGGGCCTGCACTTTGTTTCAAGATAAACAGTACTATCAACGGTAATTATCAATAAACACACGTCCGAGACGGCCAAGCCGCATTTGCTTTGTCAGGCTCTAAGGGCCACAACTCTTTTAATGGATTGGATTTATGACAGCATTGTTGGATgctatacgcacacacacacacacacacacacacacacacacacacacacacacacacacacacacacacacacgcacacattgacACAAACTGCAGGGAAATGGGAATTGTGGGACTCAAGGAGCTGTGATTAAATTGATATGaatgcatgttatgtgtgtgtgcaaacacttgtgtctgtctatgtgtgtgtgtgagtgtgagtgtttgCTTGCTGAAAACCGCTCCAATCAGCAAACACAACAATCGACTGGCATAAAATCACAGTGCAGTGGTCCAGTGTCGTGAAGTGGAGGGGGGGTTGCTTGCTTACTCATTGACAAAATAAGCTTTTGATCCATTCTGGCACAGACACTCAGTCCCCCCCTCCTCTTGCCCATACCATGGAATGAGCTATTGAAGAGGTTCTGCAAGATTAATTTGTAAACGGAGAGACAGAGATTTGGCAAGGGGAGAGACTGGGAGGCCAGtgggggggaagggagggaggaaaagagagatggagggagggagggcattgtCATTGTGGAAGACAATGGAGGCAGGAGTCCAGCAGTGCTCATCTCCATCGATGGGAGCCAGCCCCAGGGtcatagtcagacacactgtacTGCCACTGACCTCCACTAGCACTTGATTATGAGGGGCAAGAAGGGCGGCCATATTGGATTGGATTAAGGAAGGtggtaatgttttttttaaagattgtCCCGGGGATGAATACTGCGTCCTCTGCCAACAGTGACCAATGACAGGATAGTTACACCAAATGCAGATATTAATTATGATACATGCAGTTGTGATACATTAGATGTGTTTTAGTGAATATAACAGAAGAAGGCATTGTTTATTCTGAAAATGTTTTTACTGACTACAGCCAGAGAAGCGAGAGGGATAACTGGGCACAAAatcttaattaaaaaaaaaaatgttttgctcaccAAGCGAGGAATTTGAGAGCGTGTCAAATTTGGTTGAGAAAAAAtgtatggcttatttgctacgtgtggcttatttgatcaaataagttTCAAAGTGCTTAGGTTTGTGCCcattgtgcctgttgttcacacccGTATCTGTCctttcattggctagaatggtaccacctgatcttgcctcctgCCCTGCCTTCAAGCTAACACAAAATGATGAAATTGATGACAATTATAGCGTGACGTCACACTTTGCGACACTAAAAAGTCAACCCACAAGGACAATGTTACCAAGTCATGACATAATTGTGACATAACATCGGGGTGACTAACCTAACCCAACTATAGAGACTTTAATAACTCATCTCAGCTTCGTAGCATGTCGTCGGTGCACGGCTATGCTAAACATACAGCTAGAGAACCGGATATTAGCTTAAGAGCTGCTAGCTGCTGTCAATGAAACGCAGGCTGAATAACCTCCTCTATACTATAACTGGCACACACAATGTCCTTCGCAGATAGAGGGGTCAGGCAGGCGGCTCGGCACACTGCTagtgtggaggtggagagagagagagagaaagggatggagagagaaagggggatttgtaaaaaatataaGGACGTATATTTACTGTAAAGCTTATACAACAATACTGGTTGAATGGCTTGCAGTCGTGACTGCTTTGaattctacagtgagggaaaaaagtatttgatcccctgctgattttgtagtttgcccactgacaaagaaatgatcagtctataattttaatggtaggtttatttgaacagtgagagacagaataacaacaaaacaatccagaaaaacgcatgtcaaaactgTTATAAaaagatttgcattttaatgagggaaataagtatttgacccctctgcaaaacatggctcagtacttggtggcaaaacccttgttggcaatcacagaggtcagacgtttcttgtagttggccaccaggtttgcacacatctcaggagggattttgtcccactcctctttgcagatcttcttcaagtcattaaggtttcgaggctgacatttggcaactcgaaccttcagctccctccacagattttctatgggattaaggtctggagactggctaggccactccaggaccttaatgtgcttcttcttgagccactcctttgttgccttggccgtgtgttttgggtcattgtcatgctggaatacccatccacgactcattttcaatgccctggctgagggaaggaggttctcacccaagatttgacggtacatagccccatccattgtccctttgatgcggtgaagttgtcctgtccccttagcagaaaaacacccccaatgcataatgtttccacctccatgtttgacggtggggatggtgttcttggggtcataggcagcattcctcctcctccatacacggcgagttgagttgatgccaaagagctccattttggtctcatctgaccacaacactttcacccagttgtcctctgaatcattcagatgttcattggcaaacttcagacgggcatgtatatgtgctttcttgagcagggggaccttgcgggcgctgcaggacttcagtccttcacggcgtagtgtgttaccaattgttttcttggtgactatggtcccagctgccttgagatcattgacaagatcctcccgtgtagttctgggctgattcctcaccgttctcatgatcattgcaactccacgagttgagttcttgcatggagccccaggccgagggagattgacagttcttttgtgtttctttcatttgcgaataatcgcaccaaatgttgtcaccttctcaccaagctgcttggcgatggtcttgtagcccattccagccttgtgtaggtctacaatcttgtccctgacatccttggagagctctttggtcttggccatggtggagagtttggaatctgattgattgattgcttctgtggacaggtgtcttttatacaggtaacaagctgagattaggagcactccctttaagagtgtgctcctaatctcagaaatctttctgattgagacggggtcaaatacttatttccctcattaaaatgcaaatcaatttataacattgttgacatgcgtttttctggatttttttgttgttattctgtctctcactgttcaaataaacctaccattaaaattatagactgatcatttctttgtcactgggcaaacgtacaaaatcagcaggggatcaaatacttttttccctcactgtagcagtCCTACTCTGTGCTAAATATAGAAGTACAAAAAAGCAATGTTAGCAGTttttttctccccctctttctctatttgccccaacctctctctctctctctctctctctctccactctctttctcactctacctccctcccctcttgATCTCTCTATCTGCCTCTATCATCACTATCCCTTACCTtggctctttgtctgtctctttgtgtgcGGGGGCGGGTCTCTCAGGAGCGGGCTGCCAAATGGCGGACGTCGGACGGCTTGATGGACGGCCTGACCACCAATGGCGTGCTGGTGATGCACCCAGCAGGGGAGTTTGTGTCTGAGCCGGCGCCGGGCGTGTGGCGGGAGATCTCGGTGTGTGGGAACGTCTTTGCCCTGCGGGAGACACGCTCGGCCCAGCAGAGGGGAACATTGGTGAGAGGGGGGTCATCAGTGGTGTGGGGGGCCTCAAACCTGTCTGGTTATCAGGATTATTGTTACGCCTGGAGTTATCTCAAGGACTCCTAGACTAGGAATTATGAGATCATTTATGatatttataaataaaataactGATAAAGGAAAGAGCCTCAAACCTGTCTGGTTATCGAGACTACTACTATGTGTGTTTCAGAAGGGTTATATAACAGACTGCACAGTCAAACTAGACATCTGATGAGTTTCAGGGTTTCTCAACTATGAGAATTATTGAATTATGTTTTGTTAATCAATTGTTAGCATTTTTATTAGATATTTGAAGGTATATGAATactttgattagatttttgatagTATGTGAATCATTTGATTAGACTCTTGATGGTATTATAATCATTTGATTAGACTCTTGATGGTATGTGAATAATTTTATTAGATAATTGATGGTATGTGAATCATTTGATTAGACTCTTGATGGTATGTGAATCATTTGATTAGACTCTTGATGGTATGTGAATCATGGCTTTAATGTCTATGGGATGATCACAGCGCCATCAAGTGGTTGATGGGAAGGGAAACAAGATTCCAGACACTGAAAAAGGAAACAACATGCAAATAGTTATGGGTTTGTCAGTTCCAGTATTTTCTGGGCTTGTTTACTAATCCTCCTCCTATCCTTCCtcactctcccttcctcccccctcccatCCTTCTCCCCAGGTGGAGAACGAGTCCAACACCCTGCAGGACGGCTCGCTGATCGACCTGTGCGGCGCCACCCTTCTGTGGCGTACCCCGTCGGGCCTGCGCCGCACCCCCACCCTCAAGCAGCTGGAGACCCTCCGCCAGGAGCTGAATGCCGCACGGCCCCAGTGCCCCGTGGGTTTCAACACCCTGGCCTTCCCCAGCCTGGCCCGGCGAGAGATTGTGGACAAGAAGCAGCCATGGGTCTATGTCAACTGTGGTCACGTCCATGGCTACCACAACTGGGGCTACCGGAAAGACAAGGGCCATAACGTGGGCCCCAGAGGGACGGCTCCGGCGAGCACCGGGGAAAGGGAGTGCCCCATGTGCCGGCGTGTGGGCCCCTACGTGCCCCTGTGGCTGGGCTGTGAGGGCGGGCTGTACCTGGACGCGGGCCCCCCGACGCACGCCTTCTGCCCCTGTGGCCACGTGTGTTCGGAAAAGACAGTGGTGGGCTGGAGCCAGATCCCGCTGCCGCACGGCACACACGCCTTCCACGCCGCATGCCCCTTCTGTGGCACCTGGCTGACGGGCGAGCACGGGCACATCAAACTCATCTTTCAGGGGCCCGTTGACTGAGCCTGCCACTGGGGGGTGAAATAGAGGGCagggtggagggagggtggacgATGGAAAAGTCTAAAAGGAAACATGAAGGGATAATCATTGGAAAGACTGTTGAAATGAAGAAGGACTGAACTGAAGAGGTAAACGTGATGGAAGCAGATGAACCATAAATGGTATATAAGTTGTATTTGGGGaatatgtaaataaaatgtgttgAAATGAAAACGTGACAAGTGTTTGGTGATTTTTGGATTACTGACTGTAGATAAAAAGCGTGAATTAATAGTTTCATCATCAGGTCAATTGAACTGGTGAACTGGCCACGGTTCAGTGCCTGACCACTCATCCTGAATCGTGTGGAAAATAAACACTAGAGGGTGTGGCGATTGGCCGGAGCGGCGCGGATGGGTAGTCGGACTACTAGTTTTAGTCAATCCAGATGAATCAGATCTAATGATGAAACCATCCATTGCGTATGATGGTGTTTACATTTCTATAAACAAGTGAGTTTTTTGAGCACTTGGTTCCTCATTGACTCAGTGTTAGAGCTAGATCTGCTACCTGTTTCTATCCTGGTGATTGACTCATTAGATTGGATTCATCAGGATGGGTCTGAAGAAACATGATGGCTGACTTCCTACCAGGCCATTAGACAATCAACAGCATCCTCAACAGCTAATTGATGACATGAGTGGTTATCATCCTCCACTTGAGGAAACCCATTCAGAAGAGGTTTGATTTCAACCTACAGaacctccctctctgtttctctctcgctctgtctgttcGGTCTCCCCCTGAGTAGTGTCTGGTACCCTGCTCCCAGTCTGCGGCGTCACCACACTATAAATAACTCAAGGTCACCAGCACCCTGCCACCacgacaggaggagggagagatgaaggaaggACAATGGGTCAGTTTAGTCATGAGAGATTCCATAGGTCAGGGTCCTGGAGAGCTGATCTTGGatcagatcccccccccccccatccatgtaatcttatttacTATGATCTAAAATGCACAACTGATCGTAGGTCAGCACTccagacgctttgtgaatacaggccctgttCAATGACCGTATCACACTCTCAGATCAGTGCATATATCATCGGACTGATTTTGGACAATGTCCTAATTCTTAGCCTGAACGCTACTTAAGGATACATGTCTAGACAAATGTCTGGCAGATGACTGAAAATAATGATGTATTTGGTATGTATCACAAAACTTAATTTAATCAAACGTACAAATATGAATTtcagtacacacactactgcaatTCTCCATTGTAGTGACTTTCAGATTGCCATGTTAAAAGTAGCATCATCATTGTTTCAATATGTAATCCAAATAGTGCTAGAATGGAATTAGCTGGTACGTTTCTTGCTGAGAGGGTGTTCCTTCAGCAGACAATGAGCAGTCTGCAGCAGCAGTCCTAAGACTATATTAGAGTACTTTATATTAGAGCTGTCATTTCCCTGCCCACAGCATACTCTCCCAAGCAATAGTCATTGTGAATGATTCTATTGGAAGCAGCTCCATACTGAACACATTACTTCCCTCTCATGCAGAGTAAAAGAGTACACTATTAGATGAGCAGCTGTCTGGGTCTTCTTCACTCTCAACGTGTGTCAAATCAAGGACAAAGTAGAGCTGATAGGCAGGCTGCCAGGCAGATACTGGATCTGTTCCTGCCCTCCGGCGGTGATTCAGGGAAGGGAGTGACCTCATGCGGCACCTCCAGCAGAGTACCctcctgcagacacacacacacacacacacacacacacacagttgacatTGACTTGTACGTATAAACACAGACCTTCATATAGCTGACAACACTGGTGTactgataataataatacacatTACATGGGAGGGGAATAAGGGACAGTTTACTCATGTTGACATTGATCTTTTGTATtcat from Salmo salar chromosome ssa07, Ssal_v3.1, whole genome shotgun sequence includes the following:
- the peli3 gene encoding pellino homolog 3 isoform X1 — its product is MVLEGSSEALCPPPSLELRPSCNKSPLGSCSTPHDGLFTGDKEPIKYGELMVLGHNGSLANGDKGRRRSRLALYKRPKANGVKPDVIHNVSTPLVSKALSNKSQHSISYTLSRSHSVIVEYTHDSNTDMFQIGRSTENMIDFVVTDTAGSSTSGGGGQGQGAGPGCGARGQGQVVVGEGGGGGGQSVQSTISRYACRIMCERSAPYTARIYAAGFDSSKNIFLGVSHRGDDHSERAAKWRTSDGLMDGLTTNGVLVMHPAGEFVSEPAPGVWREISVCGNVFALRETRSAQQRGTLVENESNTLQDGSLIDLCGATLLWRTPSGLRRTPTLKQLETLRQELNAARPQCPVGFNTLAFPSLARREIVDKKQPWVYVNCGHVHGYHNWGYRKDKGHNVGPRGTAPASTGERECPMCRRVGPYVPLWLGCEGGLYLDAGPPTHAFCPCGHVCSEKTVVGWSQIPLPHGTHAFHAACPFCGTWLTGEHGHIKLIFQGPVD
- the peli3 gene encoding pellino homolog 3; translated protein: MVLEGSSEALCPPPSLELRPSCNKSPLGSCSTPHDGLFTGDKEPIKYGELMVLGHNGSLANGDKGRRRSRLALYKRPKANGVKPDVIHNVSTPLVSKALSNKSQHSISYTLSRSHSVIVEYTHDSNTDMFQIGRSTENMIDFVVTDTAGSSTSGGGGQGQGAGPGCGARGQGQVVVGEGGGGGGQSVQSTISRYACRIMCERSAPYTARIYAAGFDSSKNIFLGERAAKWRTSDGLMDGLTTNGVLVMHPAGEFVSEPAPGVWREISVCGNVFALRETRSAQQRGTLVENESNTLQDGSLIDLCGATLLWRTPSGLRRTPTLKQLETLRQELNAARPQCPVGFNTLAFPSLARREIVDKKQPWVYVNCGHVHGYHNWGYRKDKGHNVGPRGTAPASTGERECPMCRRVGPYVPLWLGCEGGLYLDAGPPTHAFCPCGHVCSEKTVVGWSQIPLPHGTHAFHAACPFCGTWLTGEHGHIKLIFQGPVD